From a region of the Actinopolymorpha singaporensis genome:
- a CDS encoding helix-turn-helix domain-containing protein — protein sequence MISSVRSPGATPQHPRPRARRGAAAGSGIDVPVDEHIGLACWSGLSSVMECAHRHDDIEVNLAEGGALTYLFGGVPVEIAPGTAAAFWAAVPHQLVRAPAHTRVHWITIPLDRFLRWGLTDGLVGRLLQGQPLVAATSAGTLDASGFERWSADLSTGDPELRDIALLEIQAWIRRLARGATPVEAVADAEAASGGETAVERAATMARFIAERFREPLTVADIAAAVHVHPHHAMGVFRNVVGTTLGAYLTQCRVAEAQRLLLTTGAGMAEIAHAAGFGSQSRFYSCFTAACGEPPGAYRRRHEEARQPSSEAPRDASASSVSRNTVHSSMGTAPRDR from the coding sequence GTGATCTCCTCCGTACGTTCACCCGGCGCCACCCCGCAGCACCCGCGTCCGCGTGCGCGGCGGGGTGCCGCGGCCGGCTCGGGCATCGACGTGCCGGTGGACGAGCACATCGGGCTGGCCTGCTGGAGCGGGCTCTCGTCGGTGATGGAGTGCGCCCACCGCCACGACGACATCGAGGTCAACCTCGCCGAGGGCGGTGCGCTGACGTACCTTTTCGGCGGTGTGCCGGTGGAGATCGCACCGGGTACGGCCGCGGCGTTCTGGGCCGCGGTTCCCCACCAGTTGGTGCGCGCGCCCGCACACACCCGGGTGCACTGGATCACGATCCCGCTGGACCGATTCCTGCGCTGGGGGCTGACCGACGGTCTGGTCGGCCGGTTGCTCCAGGGACAGCCACTGGTCGCGGCGACCAGCGCCGGCACTCTGGACGCGAGTGGCTTCGAGCGCTGGTCGGCGGATCTGTCCACCGGTGACCCGGAGCTGCGGGACATCGCCCTGCTGGAGATTCAGGCCTGGATCCGCCGGCTGGCCCGCGGCGCCACCCCGGTCGAGGCGGTCGCCGACGCCGAGGCGGCATCCGGCGGCGAGACGGCGGTGGAACGGGCCGCGACGATGGCGAGGTTCATCGCCGAACGCTTCCGCGAACCTCTCACCGTCGCCGACATCGCCGCCGCCGTGCACGTGCATCCACACCACGCGATGGGCGTCTTCCGGAACGTCGTGGGCACCACGCTGGGCGCCTACCTCACCCAGTGCCGTGTGGCCGAGGCGCAACGCCTGCTGCTCACCACCGGCGCCGGCATGGCGGAAATCGCCCACGCCGCGGGGTTCGGGTCACAGAGCAGGTTCTACTCCTGCTTCACCGCGGCCTGCGGGGAGCCACCCGGCGCCTACCGCCGCCGGCACGAGGAGGCGCGTCAGCCCTCGAGCGAGGCACCCAGGGACGCCAGCGCGTCGTCGGTCAGCCGGAACACCGTCCACTCCTCCATGGGAACGGCGCCAAGAGATCGGTAG
- a CDS encoding GNAT family N-acetyltransferase, producing the protein MPDPRVRRVRRSDVDAVVKLVHELAAYEHASGECTLTSEDLETALFGGRAGGDPRPALFGHVAEVAGEVVGCALWFLNFSTWRGTHGIYLEDLFVRPQHRQAGLGKALLTALAEECVQRGYARLEWSVLDWNEPSIGFYRSLGAVPMEEWTVFRLTDDALASLGASLEG; encoded by the coding sequence GTGCCCGACCCGCGCGTGCGGCGTGTCCGCCGGTCCGACGTCGACGCGGTGGTGAAGCTGGTGCACGAACTCGCCGCGTACGAACACGCCTCGGGCGAGTGCACTCTCACCTCCGAGGACCTCGAGACAGCCCTGTTCGGTGGCCGGGCCGGTGGCGACCCGCGACCGGCGTTGTTCGGGCATGTCGCCGAGGTGGCGGGCGAGGTCGTCGGCTGCGCCCTGTGGTTCCTGAACTTCTCCACCTGGCGGGGCACGCACGGCATCTACCTCGAGGACCTCTTCGTCCGGCCGCAGCACCGGCAGGCCGGTCTGGGCAAGGCGCTGTTGACAGCGCTGGCGGAGGAGTGCGTCCAGCGCGGTTACGCACGGCTGGAGTGGTCGGTGCTGGACTGGAACGAGCCGTCGATCGGCTTCTACCGATCTCTTGGCGCCGTTCCCATGGAGGAGTGGACGGTGTTCCGGCTGACCGACGACGCGCTGGCGTCCCTGGGTGCCTCGCTCGAGGGCTGA
- a CDS encoding ArsR/SmtB family transcription factor has product MATTFEVLAEPTRRRILDLLLERPRSVGELVDELRLSQPGTSKHLRVLRDSGFVRVRQDAQRRWYEIRPEPLAEVDAWLAPYRRLWEHHLDALERHLDAMAEPGADAGADSGLDQGPDTGSDGDPGGGS; this is encoded by the coding sequence ATGGCGACGACCTTCGAGGTGCTGGCCGAGCCCACCCGGCGGCGCATCCTGGACCTGTTGCTGGAGCGCCCGCGGTCGGTGGGTGAACTCGTCGACGAGCTGCGGCTCAGCCAACCCGGCACCTCCAAGCACCTGCGCGTCCTGCGGGACAGCGGCTTCGTCCGGGTGCGGCAGGACGCGCAGCGGCGGTGGTACGAGATCCGGCCCGAGCCCCTGGCCGAGGTGGACGCCTGGCTGGCGCCCTACCGCAGGCTCTGGGAGCACCACCTCGACGCGCTCGAACGCCACCTCGACGCGATGGCGGAGCCCGGGGCCGACGCCGGAGCCGACTCAGGCCTCGACCAGGGACCCGACACCGGATCGGACGGCGATCCGGGAGGTGGGTCGTGA
- a CDS encoding succinate dehydrogenase/fumarate reductase iron-sulfur subunit yields the protein MNLTLRIWRQRSADDKGAMVTYRVEDVSPEMSFLEMLDVLNEDLILRGEEPVAFDHDCREGICGACGMVINGQAHGPERTTTCQLHMRHFKDGDTIDVEPWRAAAFPVVKDLVVDRSAFDRVIQAGGYITAPTGSAPDAHATAVPKEAADYAFEHAECIGCGACVAACPNGSAMLFTSAKVNHLNALPQGAPEREGRVLDMVSAMDEEGFGGCTNVGACTSACPKGIPLQSIADMNREFLRASTRRRR from the coding sequence ATGAACCTCACCCTGCGCATCTGGCGGCAGCGTTCCGCCGACGACAAGGGCGCCATGGTCACCTACCGGGTCGAGGACGTCAGCCCCGAGATGTCCTTCCTGGAGATGCTGGACGTCCTCAACGAGGACCTCATCCTGCGCGGTGAGGAGCCGGTGGCCTTCGACCACGACTGCCGGGAGGGCATCTGCGGCGCATGCGGCATGGTCATCAACGGCCAGGCACACGGGCCCGAGCGCACCACCACGTGTCAGCTGCACATGCGGCACTTCAAGGACGGGGACACGATCGACGTGGAGCCCTGGCGGGCCGCGGCGTTCCCGGTGGTGAAGGACCTCGTGGTCGACCGCTCGGCGTTCGACCGGGTGATCCAGGCGGGCGGTTACATCACCGCGCCGACCGGCAGCGCGCCGGACGCGCACGCCACCGCGGTTCCCAAGGAGGCGGCCGACTACGCCTTCGAGCACGCGGAGTGCATCGGCTGCGGCGCCTGTGTGGCCGCCTGCCCGAACGGCTCGGCGATGTTGTTCACCAGCGCGAAGGTCAACCACCTCAACGCCCTGCCGCAGGGTGCTCCCGAACGCGAGGGGCGGGTCCTGGACATGGTGTCGGCCATGGACGAGGAGGGCTTCGGCGGCTGTACGAATGTCGGGGCCTGCACCTCGGCCTGCCCGAAGGGGATTCCGCTGCAGAGCATCGCCGACATGAACAGAGAGTTCCTGCGGGCCTCGACCAGGCGCCGCCGCTGA
- a CDS encoding fumarate reductase/succinate dehydrogenase flavoprotein subunit: MTSELGTSQPGGSQSGTARTGLPYVLGAPIVDHKAPHGPIEQRWGRRRFEAKLVNPANRRKHTVIVVGTGLAGGSAGATLAEQGYRVVQFCYQDSPRRAHSIAAQGGINAAKNYRNDGDSVHRLFYDTVKGGDFRSRESNVHRLAEVSVEIIDQCVAQGVPFAREYGGLLDTRSFGGVQVSRTFYARGQTGQQLLLGAYQALSRQIDAGNIEMHARTEMLDLIVVDGRARGIVARDLVTGQISIHLADAVVLASGGYGNVFYLSTNAKNSNATAIWRAHRRGAYFGNPCFTQIHPTCIPRSGDHQSKLTLMSESLRNDGRIWVPKAKGDSRPPEQIPEDERDYYLERIYPSFGNLVPRDIASRAAKNVCDEGRGVGPGGQGVYLDFADAIARMGREKVAERYGNLFEMYERITAEDPYTRPMRIYPAVHYTMGGLWVDYDLSTTVPGLFAIGEANFSDHGANRLGASALMQGLADGYFVLPATINDYLATAPNEKVAPDHPEVSAVVADVNDRLRRLLAVDGDRTPDSFHRELGELMWDECGMARNETGLRKALDRIPQLREEFWRRVKVPGTGHELNQSLEKANRVADFLELAELVCLDALHRTESCGGHFREESQSAEGEALRDDDNFSYVAAWEWAGAGAEPVLHKEELSFEYVHPTQRSYA; encoded by the coding sequence ATGACCTCTGAACTCGGCACCTCCCAACCCGGTGGCTCCCAGTCCGGCACTGCCCGGACCGGCCTGCCGTACGTCCTCGGCGCCCCGATCGTCGACCACAAGGCACCCCACGGCCCGATCGAGCAGCGGTGGGGCCGCCGCCGGTTCGAGGCGAAGCTGGTCAACCCGGCCAACCGCCGCAAGCACACGGTGATCGTCGTCGGCACCGGCCTGGCCGGCGGTTCGGCCGGCGCCACCCTGGCCGAGCAGGGGTACCGGGTGGTGCAGTTCTGCTACCAGGACTCCCCGCGCCGGGCACACTCCATCGCCGCCCAGGGCGGGATCAATGCCGCGAAGAACTACCGCAACGACGGCGACTCGGTGCACCGGCTGTTCTACGACACCGTGAAGGGCGGCGACTTCCGCTCCCGTGAGTCGAACGTGCACCGGCTGGCCGAGGTGTCGGTGGAGATCATCGACCAGTGTGTCGCCCAGGGCGTGCCGTTCGCCCGTGAGTACGGCGGCCTGCTCGACACCCGGTCCTTCGGTGGCGTCCAGGTCTCGCGTACCTTCTACGCCCGCGGCCAGACGGGCCAGCAACTCCTGCTCGGCGCGTACCAGGCCCTGTCACGCCAGATCGACGCCGGCAACATCGAGATGCACGCCCGCACCGAGATGCTGGACCTGATCGTCGTCGACGGGCGCGCCCGCGGCATCGTGGCCCGCGACCTGGTGACCGGCCAGATCTCGATCCACCTGGCCGACGCCGTGGTGCTCGCCTCCGGCGGCTACGGCAACGTGTTCTACCTGTCCACCAACGCCAAGAACTCCAACGCCACCGCGATCTGGCGGGCCCACCGGCGCGGTGCGTACTTCGGCAACCCCTGCTTCACCCAGATCCACCCCACCTGCATCCCGCGCTCGGGGGACCACCAGTCCAAGCTCACACTGATGAGTGAGTCGCTGCGCAACGACGGCCGGATCTGGGTGCCGAAGGCCAAGGGCGACAGCCGCCCGCCGGAGCAGATTCCTGAAGACGAACGCGACTACTACCTCGAACGCATCTACCCCTCGTTCGGCAACCTCGTGCCGCGTGACATCGCCTCCCGCGCCGCCAAGAACGTCTGCGACGAGGGTCGCGGTGTGGGCCCGGGTGGCCAGGGCGTCTACCTCGACTTCGCCGACGCGATCGCGCGGATGGGCCGGGAGAAGGTCGCCGAGCGCTACGGCAACCTGTTCGAGATGTACGAGCGGATCACCGCCGAGGATCCCTACACCAGGCCGATGCGCATCTATCCCGCGGTCCACTACACGATGGGCGGACTGTGGGTCGACTACGACCTGTCCACCACCGTGCCGGGCCTGTTCGCGATCGGAGAGGCGAACTTTTCCGACCACGGTGCCAACCGGCTCGGCGCCAGCGCCCTGATGCAGGGCCTCGCGGACGGCTACTTCGTGCTGCCGGCGACGATCAACGACTACCTCGCGACCGCACCCAACGAGAAGGTGGCGCCGGATCATCCGGAGGTCTCGGCGGTGGTCGCCGACGTCAACGACCGGTTGCGCAGGCTGCTGGCCGTGGACGGCGACCGTACGCCGGACTCCTTCCACCGCGAGCTCGGCGAGCTGATGTGGGACGAGTGTGGAATGGCCCGCAACGAGACGGGCCTGCGCAAGGCGCTGGACCGCATCCCGCAGCTGCGGGAGGAGTTCTGGCGCCGGGTGAAGGTGCCGGGCACCGGCCACGAGCTCAACCAGTCGCTGGAGAAGGCGAACCGGGTCGCGGACTTCCTGGAGCTCGCCGAGCTGGTGTGCCTGGACGCCCTGCACCGCACGGAGTCCTGCGGCGGGCACTTCCGCGAGGAGAGCCAGAGCGCGGAGGGCGAGGCGCTGCGCGACGACGACAACTTCAGCTACGTCGCGGCGTGGGAGTGGGCCGGAGCCGGCGCCGAACCCGTGCTGCACAAGGAAGAGCTGAGCTTCGAGTACGTCCACCCCACCCAGCGGAGCTATGCATGA
- a CDS encoding succinate dehydrogenase cytochrome b subunit has protein sequence MALATGAARPSVVRTLWSSTIGKKAVMAGTGVIMLAFLVVHMLGNLKIFFGAAEFNHYAGWLRTIGSPALPSSGYLWVQRVALVGAVVAHGVAAYQLSRRDVSARPSRYQHRPPARTSYATRTMRWGGVILGLFIVWHILDLTTLTINPLARPHHPYENVVADFRVWYVNIVYILAMLALGLHIRHGFWSAAQTLGANNRARDRGLKATANILAVVLTAGFLVVPVAVMTGVVS, from the coding sequence ATGGCATTGGCGACAGGTGCGGCGCGACCGTCCGTTGTCCGAACGCTGTGGTCCTCGACCATCGGCAAGAAAGCGGTCATGGCCGGCACCGGCGTGATCATGCTGGCCTTCCTGGTCGTCCACATGCTCGGCAATCTCAAGATCTTCTTCGGCGCGGCGGAGTTCAACCACTACGCCGGCTGGCTGCGGACCATCGGTTCGCCGGCTCTTCCCTCGTCGGGCTACCTCTGGGTGCAGCGCGTGGCGCTGGTCGGCGCCGTCGTCGCCCACGGCGTCGCGGCGTACCAGCTGAGCCGCCGGGACGTGTCGGCCCGGCCGAGCAGGTACCAGCATCGCCCGCCGGCGCGCACCAGCTACGCCACCCGCACGATGCGCTGGGGAGGAGTCATCCTCGGCCTGTTCATCGTGTGGCACATCCTCGACCTGACCACCCTCACCATCAACCCGCTCGCGCGGCCGCACCACCCGTACGAGAACGTGGTCGCCGACTTCCGCGTGTGGTACGTCAACATCGTCTACATCCTCGCCATGCTCGCCCTGGGACTGCACATCCGGCACGGCTTCTGGAGTGCCGCGCAGACCCTCGGCGCCAACAACCGTGCCCGCGACCGAGGCCTGAAGGCCACCGCGAACATCCTCGCGGTGGTGCTCACGGCCGGTTTCCTCGTCGTCCCCGTCGCGGTCATGACCGGAGTCGTGAGCTGA
- a CDS encoding LysR family transcriptional regulator, with protein sequence MQLQQLAYFVAVAELRHFTRAAEHVHVAQPSLSQQIRALERELGAELFRRARGNIALTDAGEALLPLARRILADTDTARLEVQELVQLRRGRVRLGATPSLCTGLLPDVLRAYHLQYPGIHLIIEEAGSRDLVREVATGNLDLALLILPLQSHDPALATTELLREELVVVSPASEPPLWEGGRLRIEDLRDQPLVMFRRGYDLREFTLGACRAAGFEPTFAVEGGEMDAVLGFVEAGLGLAVVPRMVADRRDSVRVTRFADPGLHRTIGLGRRNDVEPPRAARELQRVLVDYLARAADANDLPPGTRAIRAGSGAGRRRRTPRAAASAVPPESVAESEADSDSRSASGAE encoded by the coding sequence GTGCAGTTGCAGCAGCTCGCCTACTTCGTGGCGGTCGCCGAACTCCGGCACTTCACCCGGGCCGCCGAGCACGTGCACGTCGCCCAGCCGTCGCTGTCCCAGCAGATCCGAGCGCTGGAACGCGAGCTCGGCGCCGAGCTCTTCCGCCGGGCCCGGGGCAACATCGCGTTGACAGACGCCGGCGAGGCGCTGCTCCCCCTGGCCCGCAGGATCCTCGCCGACACCGACACCGCCCGGCTGGAGGTTCAGGAACTCGTCCAGCTGCGCCGCGGCCGGGTACGCCTGGGAGCCACGCCGAGCCTGTGCACCGGCCTGCTGCCCGACGTGCTCCGGGCGTACCACCTGCAGTACCCCGGCATCCACCTGATCATCGAGGAGGCCGGCTCGCGTGATCTCGTCCGCGAGGTCGCCACCGGCAACCTCGACCTCGCCCTGTTGATCCTGCCGCTGCAAAGCCACGATCCGGCGCTGGCGACCACCGAGCTCCTGCGGGAGGAATTGGTGGTGGTGTCGCCGGCCTCGGAACCGCCGCTGTGGGAGGGCGGGCGGCTGCGGATCGAGGATCTGCGCGACCAGCCGCTGGTGATGTTCCGGCGGGGGTACGACCTGCGCGAGTTCACCCTCGGCGCCTGCCGCGCGGCCGGATTCGAGCCGACGTTCGCCGTCGAGGGCGGCGAGATGGACGCCGTACTCGGCTTCGTGGAGGCCGGCCTCGGCCTGGCCGTGGTGCCCCGGATGGTGGCCGACCGGCGCGACTCCGTACGCGTGACCCGGTTCGCCGACCCCGGGCTGCACCGCACCATCGGGCTCGGCCGCCGCAACGACGTCGAGCCGCCGCGCGCCGCCCGGGAGCTGCAACGGGTGCTGGTCGACTACCTCGCCAGGGCCGCCGACGCGAACGACCTCCCGCCGGGCACCCGAGCGATCCGGGCCGGGAGTGGGGCCGGGCGCCGCCGGCGTACGCCCAGGGCCGCAGCGTCGGCCGTTCCACCCGAGTCCGTGGCCGAGTCCGAGGCCGATTCCGATTCCCGGTCCGCGTCCGGGGCGGAGTAG
- the ligD gene encoding non-homologous end-joining DNA ligase, whose translation MTEHPGHPGLPGLPGLAGPGHVAPMLATPGPMPPAADQHRWAFEMKWDGVRAIAYVADGQVVLLGRSGRDYTGTYPEVGALADLLPGRRCVLDGEVVALDERGRPSFELLQARMHGPGSGRGRRRGTGATGTGSSTGSSRPPVVYLIFDLLALDGFSLLASPYTVRREALDGLGLAGPYCQVPPAFVGAGDAALRTSRDQGLEGVVAKRLSSPYEPGRRSASWVKVKNLRTQEVVIAGWRVGEGSRAGTFGALLCGVYDEGRLVYAGRVGTGFNQDKLADLTARLAPLEQRTQPFDQRLPTAEARGAHWVRPVLVGEVAFSEWTRDGRLRHPVWRGLRPDKDPEDVVRES comes from the coding sequence GTGACCGAACACCCCGGACACCCCGGACTCCCCGGACTGCCCGGACTCGCCGGGCCGGGGCACGTCGCGCCGATGCTGGCGACGCCCGGACCGATGCCGCCGGCCGCCGACCAGCACCGGTGGGCGTTCGAGATGAAGTGGGACGGAGTCCGGGCGATCGCCTACGTCGCCGACGGGCAGGTCGTGCTCCTCGGGCGTTCCGGCCGCGACTACACCGGTACGTACCCGGAGGTTGGTGCACTCGCCGACCTCCTGCCGGGCCGGCGCTGCGTTCTGGACGGGGAGGTGGTGGCGCTCGACGAGCGCGGACGGCCGAGCTTCGAGCTGCTCCAGGCCCGCATGCACGGCCCCGGCTCCGGGCGCGGACGCCGCCGTGGCACCGGCGCGACCGGCACCGGCAGCAGCACCGGCAGCAGCAGACCGCCGGTGGTCTACCTCATCTTCGACCTGCTGGCCCTGGACGGCTTCTCGCTGCTGGCCAGCCCCTACACCGTTCGCCGGGAAGCACTGGACGGCCTCGGCCTGGCCGGCCCGTACTGCCAGGTCCCGCCCGCGTTCGTGGGAGCAGGGGACGCCGCGCTGCGCACCAGCCGGGACCAGGGCCTGGAGGGCGTGGTCGCGAAGCGCCTCTCCTCGCCGTACGAGCCGGGGCGGCGCAGCGCCTCCTGGGTGAAGGTCAAGAACCTCCGCACCCAGGAGGTGGTGATCGCCGGCTGGCGGGTCGGCGAGGGCTCGCGGGCCGGTACGTTCGGCGCCCTGCTGTGCGGCGTGTACGACGAGGGGCGGCTGGTGTACGCGGGACGGGTCGGCACCGGCTTCAACCAGGACAAGCTGGCGGACCTGACCGCCCGGCTGGCACCGCTGGAGCAACGCACCCAGCCGTTCGACCAGCGGCTGCCCACGGCGGAGGCGCGCGGCGCCCACTGGGTCCGGCCGGTGCTGGTCGGCGAGGTGGCGTTCTCGGAGTGGACGCGGGACGGGCGCCTGCGCCACCCCGTCTGGCGCGGGCTGCGGCCGGACAAGGATCCGGAGGACGTGGTCCGCGAGTCCTGA
- a CDS encoding methyltransferase domain-containing protein → MFVLAAPGLAPLVQRELADLPGVEVTDVGNDGRADVVLCTVDTGREAALLRLRTADDVFAELGRTFRSEGDKPPWIVRRVLRPGRLEAATGLWRSTNPGPGSRGRGGRAGRQRLTYRVVARVLQERTWKRTELRRALDAGVSDAEPSWRADDPAQVEVWALEYTKGRFVAGLRLTTVRMRQHGGRGSERPGALRPPVAAAMVALAGPPPGRRPGRSGMHGTSGKGSRADRSGLSGTLLDPCCGSGTILAEAKEVGWEVEGRDIDAGAVSASRRNADTPHVQDGDARDLDLPDASVDAVVSNLPFGRQYAVQGDPAVWIADVMAELARVTRPGGRVVLLVPELPKSAVPSTLRLRDRHQVRLLGTTSTIWAYDRR, encoded by the coding sequence ATGTTCGTGCTCGCCGCCCCCGGACTCGCCCCGCTGGTCCAGCGAGAGCTGGCGGACCTGCCGGGTGTGGAGGTCACCGACGTCGGCAACGACGGCCGCGCGGACGTCGTTCTGTGCACCGTCGACACCGGACGAGAAGCGGCCCTCCTGCGGCTTCGTACGGCCGACGACGTGTTCGCCGAACTGGGCCGGACGTTCCGGTCCGAAGGGGACAAGCCGCCCTGGATCGTGCGCCGCGTCCTGCGCCCTGGCCGGCTGGAAGCCGCCACCGGGCTGTGGCGGTCGACGAATCCCGGACCCGGCAGCCGTGGCCGGGGTGGCCGGGCCGGGCGGCAGCGGCTGACGTACCGCGTGGTCGCCAGGGTGCTGCAGGAACGCACCTGGAAGCGGACCGAGCTGCGCCGGGCGCTGGACGCCGGGGTGAGTGACGCCGAGCCGAGCTGGCGGGCCGACGACCCCGCCCAGGTCGAGGTGTGGGCGCTGGAGTACACCAAGGGCCGGTTCGTCGCCGGCCTGCGGCTGACCACCGTACGGATGCGTCAGCACGGCGGCCGCGGCTCCGAGCGCCCCGGTGCGCTGCGCCCGCCGGTCGCCGCGGCGATGGTGGCGCTGGCAGGGCCGCCTCCGGGTCGCCGGCCGGGCCGGTCCGGAATGCACGGTACGTCCGGCAAGGGCAGCCGCGCGGACAGGTCCGGCCTGTCCGGTACGTTGCTGGACCCGTGCTGCGGTTCGGGCACCATCCTCGCCGAGGCCAAGGAGGTGGGCTGGGAGGTCGAGGGCCGCGACATCGACGCCGGCGCGGTCTCGGCCAGCCGGCGCAACGCCGACACCCCGCACGTGCAGGACGGCGATGCCCGCGACCTCGACCTTCCGGACGCGTCCGTGGACGCCGTCGTGTCCAACCTGCCGTTCGGGCGTCAGTACGCCGTCCAGGGTGATCCCGCGGTGTGGATCGCCGACGTGATGGCCGAGCTGGCCCGGGTGACCCGACCCGGCGGGAGGGTGGTGCTGCTGGTGCCGGAGCTGCCGAAGTCGGCGGTCCCGTCGACTCTCCGGTTGCGCGACCGGCACCAGGTCCGGCTGCTCGGCACGACCAGCACCATCTGGGCGTACGACCGGCGATGA
- a CDS encoding PadR family transcriptional regulator, with protein sequence MVRRQSTDLVDLTVLALLLQDPRHPYELHRLIVDTHHKGHVADLPRSLHHAVDRLMSDALIVADETGREGERAERTVYRITAEGRAELAARLRGLLALPDGDRRTLTTAVSLLGYLPVEEAVRSLGARAAALEGGIAALDGATETLRSGGLPRLLLLELEYARAATAAELQWVRGLLADIRVGELTWASPLTDADLGARRDLGQAASREDESGRGI encoded by the coding sequence GTGGTCCGCCGACAGTCCACCGACCTGGTGGACCTCACCGTGCTCGCGCTGCTCCTCCAGGACCCGCGGCACCCGTACGAGCTGCACCGGCTGATCGTCGACACGCACCACAAGGGCCACGTCGCCGATCTGCCTCGCAGCCTTCACCACGCCGTCGACCGGCTGATGAGCGACGCGCTGATCGTTGCGGACGAGACCGGCCGTGAGGGCGAGCGTGCCGAGCGCACCGTCTACCGGATCACCGCTGAGGGCCGGGCCGAGCTCGCCGCCCGGCTGCGAGGCCTGCTGGCGCTACCCGACGGGGACCGGCGGACGCTCACGACGGCCGTGTCCCTGCTGGGCTACCTGCCGGTCGAGGAGGCCGTGCGCAGCCTCGGTGCCCGGGCGGCCGCGCTGGAGGGCGGCATCGCAGCGCTCGACGGGGCGACGGAGACCCTGCGCTCCGGCGGGTTGCCGCGGCTGCTGCTGCTGGAGCTGGAGTACGCCCGTGCCGCCACGGCCGCCGAACTGCAGTGGGTGCGCGGGCTGCTCGCCGACATCAGGGTCGGCGAGCTGACCTGGGCGTCGCCGTTGACGGACGCCGACCTGGGAGCCCGCCGCGACCTCGGGCAGGCGGCCAGCCGAGAGGACGAGTCCGGCCGGGGCATCTGA
- a CDS encoding LLM class F420-dependent oxidoreductase translates to MRISLSVANFTWPDGPDRIGHRVGRLARIADQAGFDTLWVMDHLFQIGMNGPAELDMLEGYTTLAYAAGQTERIRLGTLVTAAPYRHPGVLVKTVTTLDVLSGGRAWLGIGAAWNGREAEGLGIPFPPTKERFDRLEEVLRIALQMWRGDRTPYDGAHYHLADPLNSPNALTRPHPPILVGGMGERRTLRYVAKYADACNLFDIPDGEAVRKHKLDVLREHCAAEGRDYDEIEKTIAMSVAISRDGRDGTDSPARVLERLGELAASGMDHAIVAPPGPWDEESLQLLGELVPDIEAIVPASR, encoded by the coding sequence ATGCGGATCAGCCTTTCCGTCGCCAACTTCACCTGGCCCGACGGCCCGGACCGGATCGGCCATCGGGTCGGCCGGCTCGCCCGGATCGCGGACCAGGCCGGCTTCGACACCCTCTGGGTGATGGACCACCTGTTCCAGATCGGCATGAACGGCCCCGCCGAACTGGACATGCTCGAGGGCTACACCACGCTCGCGTACGCCGCGGGCCAGACCGAACGCATCCGGCTCGGCACCCTCGTCACCGCCGCGCCGTACCGTCATCCGGGCGTCCTGGTGAAGACCGTGACCACGCTCGACGTCCTGTCCGGTGGACGGGCCTGGCTCGGCATCGGCGCGGCGTGGAACGGCCGCGAGGCCGAGGGTTTGGGCATCCCGTTCCCGCCGACGAAGGAACGCTTCGACCGCCTGGAGGAGGTGCTCAGGATCGCGTTGCAGATGTGGCGGGGCGACCGGACGCCGTACGACGGCGCGCACTACCACCTCGCCGACCCGCTGAACTCGCCCAACGCGCTCACCCGGCCGCACCCGCCGATCCTCGTCGGTGGCATGGGGGAGCGGCGGACACTGCGGTACGTCGCGAAGTACGCCGACGCCTGCAACCTCTTCGACATCCCGGACGGCGAGGCGGTCCGCAAGCACAAGCTCGACGTCCTGCGCGAGCACTGCGCCGCCGAGGGGCGCGACTACGACGAGATCGAGAAGACGATCGCCATGTCGGTGGCGATCTCGCGCGACGGGCGGGACGGCACCGACTCGCCGGCGCGAGTGCTCGAGCGGCTGGGCGAACTCGCGGCGTCCGGCATGGACCACGCGATCGTCGCGCCGCCCGGACCGTGGGACGAGGAGTCCCTCCAGCTGCTGGGTGAGCTCGTGCCGGACATCGAGGCGATCGTGCCCGCGAGCCGTTGA